The following are encoded in a window of Acipenser ruthenus chromosome 26, fAciRut3.2 maternal haplotype, whole genome shotgun sequence genomic DNA:
- the LOC117430230 gene encoding zinc finger and BTB domain-containing protein 26-like — MATASPKLHFQFINYSNCVLQKMNSLREQRQFCDVTIRIEQASFQGHKVVLAASSSFLRDQFLLKDSEEAVLSINQSPEVATQLLQSCYTGVLEFPVQELISYLTVASYLQMGHVVEKCQQTAMQYMEPSFSAGALRSTKETNQEENIRETEPSPKKSKKHKLGPEKKSLPVKTEEEAASEVEGCPDVQLGSSKPLHTSSRLQGPAGFSEVVNIEDFMFAANEFHFQGLNLSTDFSSEVRRNQDGPEQEVLQGPYLCPNCSLTFQFLENYVSHMREHKLFLCLRCGKTFTQKGNLTRHIHMHTGFKPYQCSVCTKTFTQKVSLQDHMNLHSGTRPHCCNYCKLHFAQKPALRRHLREMHRKSSADNLNEEIEEVLL; from the coding sequence ATGGCCACAGCAAGTCCCAAACTCCACTTCCAGTTCATCAATTACAGCAACTGTGTGCTACAGAAGATGAACAGCTTACGAGAGCAGAGGCAGTTCTGCGATGTGACGATACGCATCGAGCAGGCTTCGTTCCAGGGTCACAAAGTGGTGCTGGCAGCCAGTTCATCCTTCCTGAGGGACCAGTTTCTGCTGAAGGACTCCGAGGAGGCCGttctatcaatcaatcaaagcCCAGAGGTGGCCACACAGCTCCTGCAATCCTGCTACACCGGCGTCCTGGAATTCCCTGTTCAAGAACTGATCAGCTACCTCACAGTCGCCAGCTACCTTCAGATGGGACACGTGGTGGAAAAGTGCCAGCAGACAGCCATGCAATACATGGAACCCAGCTTCTCAGCTGGTGCTTTGAGGAGCACCAAAGAAACCAACCAAGAGGAGAATATTAGAGAAACAGAACCCAGCCCTaagaaaagtaaaaaacacaAGCTTGGCCCAGAAAAGAAGAGCTTGCCAGTAAAAACAGAAGAGGAGGCAGCATCTGAGGTTGAAGGTTGTCCAGATGTTCAACTGGGCTCATCAAAACCACTGCATACCAGCAGCAGACTACAGGGGCCTGCAGGTTTCTCTGAGGTAGTCAACATTGAGGACTTCATGTTTGCTGCCAATGAGTTTCACTTCCAAGGCCTCAACTTGTCCACAGACTTTTCAAGCGAGGTCAGGAGGAACCAGGATGGACCTGAACAAGAGGTTCTGCAAGGGCCCTACCTCTGCCCGAACTGCTCCCTAACCTTCCAGTTTCTAGAGAACTATGTCAGCCACATGAGGGAGCACAAGTTGTTCCTTTGCTTGCGATGCGGGAAGACCTTCACCCAGAAGGGAAACCTGACTCgtcacatacacatgcacacaggctTCAAGCCCTATCAGTGCAGCGTCTGCACCAAGACTTTCACCCAGAAAGTGTCTCTCCAGGATCACATGAACCTGCACAGCGGGACACGGCCGCACTGCTGCAATTACTGCAAGCTGCACTTCGCCCAGAAACCGGCTCTGCGGCGCCACCTGCGGGAGATGCACAGGAAGAGCAGCGCTGACAACCTCAATGAAGAGATTGAGGAGGTCCTGCTTTAA